One genomic segment of Ricinus communis isolate WT05 ecotype wild-type chromosome 5, ASM1957865v1, whole genome shotgun sequence includes these proteins:
- the LOC8271783 gene encoding uncharacterized protein LOC8271783, whose protein sequence is MDDDDGWRVITCSQDKTIVNRMMMRFRPIAPKPVTDGSSSTGGREPENKNRNGMVSSVRTKRKYVRVKKSKEYYKKRTKQKPSDLDDDSDTKEKLFTLQFFPEKTDLVKDQSGSCSNIVDRTIEKDHIQEKTDPTTASTNFSNKQENRDISCVAVADRTVFETVVTVESVTDTCMDEVVGGGVGLVGSTDVERMRNLEKDTCPGFISDGSSRVQWVNEAYEKMMMVMGRPESVEIRVRLVIKDKVFPYLNCPAFTCWVRLQYTWQKEKYCQMVPCDVWKMSIGGFAWRLDVKAALGLGL, encoded by the coding sequence ATGGATGACGACGACGGCTGGCGCGTGATTACTTGTTCTCAAGATAAGACAATAGTCAACCGGATGATGATGAGATTCCGTCCGATTGCACCCAAACCGGTAACAGACGGATCAAGCTCTACCGGCGGTCGGGAGCCGGAGAACAAGAACAGGAACGGTATGGTTAGTAGTGTGAGGACAAAGAGAAAGTACGTTAGGGTTAAAAAGAGCAAggaatattataaaaaaagaacgAAACAAAAACCATCAGATCTAGACGATGATAGTGATACAAAAGAGAAGCTTTTTACGCTGCAGTTTTTTCCAGAGAAAACTGATCTAGTAAAGGATCAATCAGGATCTTGTAGTAATATTGTTGATCGTACGATCGAGAAAGATCATATTCAAGAGAAAACGGATCCAACAACGGCGTCGACTAACTTCAGCAACAAACAGGAAAACCGCGATATTAGCTGCGTTGCTGTTGCAGATCGGACAGTTTTTGAAACGGTGGTGACGGTGGAAAGCGTGACGGACACGTGCATGGATGAGGTGGTGGGAGGCGGAGTAGGGTTAGTAGGGAGTACGGACGTGGAGAGAATGAGGAATCTAGAGAAGGACACGTGTCCAGGGTTTATATCGGACGGTTCGAGTAGAGTTCAGTGGGTTAACGAAGCATACGagaagatgatgatggtgatgGGAAGGCCCGAGTCAGTAGAGATAAGAGTGCGATTGGTGATAAAGGACAAGGTATTCCCTTATCTCAACTGCCCAGCGTTTACGTGCTGGGTTAGGTTACAATACACGTGGCAGAAGGAGAAGTACTGTCAGATGGTACCGTGTGATGTGTGGAAGATGAGCATTGGTGGGTTCGCATGGAGGCTCGACGTTAAGGCAGCTCTCGGTTTGGGTCTTTAA
- the LOC8271784 gene encoding uncharacterized protein LOC8271784 encodes MDCGDQLQMISCGGGARDKTTINQIMLRFRPIAPKPANVTGGQDCSLMRDKSILVSKKRKKRKYVRVTKNSNRLKRNQRKIRQISSSDREKEKENGRENDGDGFNKIVTLQLLPERSDALKELGESGRLWRNREENNNNDNSGNNNDDKTMRGLKLKQPETDIADQSMVPKKKVILESWVTVECVTDSCMDERGGLGCTDVERVKNLEENTRPGFITDGSDTVRWVNGAYKRRMMKEENNQEMEIMVWLVTKGKLMPYAYCSAFTCWVRLQYYMTLEKDNYYCCSQIVPCDVWRMDCGGFAWRLDVEAALSLGR; translated from the coding sequence ATGGATTGTGGAGATCAGTTGCAGATGATAAGCTGTGGCGGTGGTGCTCGGGATAAGACCACGATCAACCAGATAATGCTCCGATTCAGGCCGATTGCACCGAAACCGGCCAACGTTACCGGTGGTCAAGACTGTTCGTTGATGAGGGACAAGagtattttagtttctaaaaaaagaaaaaaaaggaagtaCGTTAGAGTTACTAAGAATAGCAacagattaaaaagaaatcaacgAAAAATTCGTCAGATATCATCATCGGATcgtgaaaaagagaaagaaaatgggaGAGAAAATGATGGCGATGGATTTAACAAGATTGTAACTCTCCAGTTGTTACCGGAGCGAAGTGATGCGTTGAAAGAATTGGGAGAAAGCGGGAGATTATGGCGTAACCGAGaagagaataataataatgataattctggaaataataatgatgacaAAACCATGAGGGGGCTGAAGTTAAAGCAGCCTGAGACTGATATAGCAGATCAGAGCATGGTTCCTAAAAAGAAGGTGATATTAGAGTCGTGGGTGACAGTGGAATGTGTGACAGACAGTTGCATGGATGAAAGAGGAGGTTTAGGTTGTACGGACGTGGAAAGAGTGAAGAATCTAGAGGAGAACACGCGCCCTGGGTTTATAACAGACGGTTCAGACACTGTCCGGTGGGTGAATGGGGCTTATAAGAGGAGGATGATGAAAGAGGAAAATAATCAAGAAATGGAAATAATGGTTTGGCTGGTGACCAAGGGCAAGCTGATGCCATATGCTTACTGCTCAGCATTTACGTGTTGGGTTAGACTACAGTATTACATGACATTGGAGAAAGACAACTACTACTGTTGCTCGCAAATTGTGCCGTGTGATGTTTGGAGAATGGACTGTGGAGGGTTTGCATGGAGATTGGACGTTGAGGCTGCACTCAGTTTGGGCCGTTGA